In the Nitrospinota bacterium genome, GAAAGTGAGGCAGAGATGGTTTTTTATATCTATGTCATTGATGAAAAAAATCATCTTGTTGGAGTTGTTTCTTTAAGACAGTTAATTCTGGCGCCTTTCTCAAAGTCCTTAAGGGATATTATGGCAAAAAAGGTCTACAGCGTCAGAACAGATACGGATCAGGAGGATGTTTCAAAAATCGTGGCACGTTATAATCTTTTGGCGATCCCTGTTGTGGATGAGGAGAATAAATTGGTAGGGATTATTACCGTAGACGATATCATTGATGTTATTGGTCAGGAGGCAACAGAAGATATCTACAAGATGGCAGGAACCAATGAGGAAGAAATTTTATTCAGTAAATCCATATTCAAAGTGGCCAGGTATAGGCTTCCCTGGTTGATTATTTCTCTCATAGGGGGGATCATTACAGGTGCATTGTTATGGCAGTTTAAAATAACCCTTAAGGAGTTATTGGCACTGGCTGCCTTTATTCCTGTCGTGATGCATATGGGAGGAAACGTTGCTATCCAATCTTCTACAATAACGGTTAGAGGTCTTGCTACGGGAAGAATAGATGCTTCTGTGATTACAAAACATATCCTTCGAGAAATGCTTACAGGAGCAGTGATGGGAGCTCTCTGCGGGACTATCATCGGAATTGTGGCTCATATCTGGCATGGGAATTTTATACTCGGTATAATCATTAGTATTTCTATGTTTTTTGCCATTACCGTGGCTTCTTTAATGGGTGCTTTGGTTCCCATTATATTTAAGAGGTTAAATATAGATCCTGCCATTGCCTCTGGTCCGTTTGTCACAACTTCAAATGATATTACAGGTCTTTTGATATATTTTAGCCTTGCCACCGTTCTTCTTCGGTATTTAATTTAAAATACAAGGGTTATTTATTTTTCTCACCCTAAATATCTTAAATATTTCTATGGATTGTCTTATATAAAATTTCATAATATGATTTTTAATATTGTCTTAAAAATTTTAGGATTTTCTTTTCTTATTATCTTCTTATTAAATGCCATCTTTGTTTATATGAATACTCATCCACCCCGTTATCCTCTCCATATTCCTCCATCCCAGTATGACCTTGAATATGAAGAGGTTACATTTCATTCAACAGATAACATTTTATTAAGGGGGTGGTTTATCAAAGCCAAATTTAGAGATAATTTTCAAAATGGAAAGTGGCCAACAATCATTATCTGTCATGGCCTAGGAGCAAGCAAATCTGACTTTACAGAAT is a window encoding:
- the mgtE gene encoding magnesium transporter; this encodes ESEAEMVFYIYVIDEKNHLVGVVSLRQLILAPFSKSLRDIMAKKVYSVRTDTDQEDVSKIVARYNLLAIPVVDEENKLVGIITVDDIIDVIGQEATEDIYKMAGTNEEEILFSKSIFKVARYRLPWLIISLIGGIITGALLWQFKITLKELLALAAFIPVVMHMGGNVAIQSSTITVRGLATGRIDASVITKHILREMLTGAVMGALCGTIIGIVAHIWHGNFILGIIISISMFFAITVASLMGALVPIIFKRLNIDPAIASGPFVTTSNDITGLLIYFSLATVLLRYLI